The nucleotide window CGCCGATTAAGAAGCTCAAAATAATGGAAATAATGGCAACTTCCAAAGTGACAAGAAATCCTTCTAATAAAAATGTGAGATGATCTGCTGTATATGCTCCTATAAAATCCAATATGATCCCTCCTAGTAGCTTCTGGCAAGTCGCTTTTCTAAGTATGCCACACTAATGCTAAGTGGCACAGTTAACGATAAATAAAATAATGCTACAAAAATATACACATCAAATGTAAGAAATGTTTTAGATGCTACTAAATCCCCAAAGTACATTAAATCTAGTCCGGCAACTACTCCTAAAATGGAGGAGTTTTTTACTAAATTAATAAACTGATTCCCAAGAGGAGGGATGACAATTTTAACAGCTTGTGGCAATATCACATAATACATGGCTTGTATATAGGTAAGACCAGAAGAGCGAGCAGCCTCTAATTGCCCCTTTGGAACAGACTGTATACCAGCGCGAATAGCTTCTGCGATAAAGGCGGCTGTATAAACGCCCAAACCAATTGTGCCTGCAAGAAAGCCGTCCATACGAACGCCGAATGTTGGCAAGCCGAAATAGAAAATGAATACAATGAGAACGAGAGGGATGTTACGTATAAATTCTACATATATAGCACCGAACCAATTTAAAATGCGAAAAGGAGAGATTCGTAATACAGCCATGATTGTGCCAAGCAGAAAGCTACCAATCAAAGCAGTGATACTACAAACTATAGTGTTTTTAAAGCCTTCTACATACATATCCATATTTTGTGAGAGTACAGAAAAATCTAGCAACTCATATGCTCCTTTCTTGTGAAAACGAACAGGATGAGTATCTCATCCTGTTCGTTTTTTTAAATTATTTCTTGGGCTTTTCACCCATCCATTTCTCATATAATTTGTCGTATTGTCCGCTGGATTGATATTTTTTTAAGAAGTCATTTACTGCTTTTAATAATTCTGCTTCATCTTTTTTGACAGCAATGCCATATGGCTCATCAGTAAAGATATCTCCTGCAATAATGTAGTTTGAATCTTGTTTTTGCATGCCGAATAAGATAGCGTTGTCAGTCGTTAGTGCGTCACCCTGTCCAGCTTTCAAAGCTTGAAATGCCTCACTGTAATTTTCAAATTCCAGAACGGTAGCATCAGGTGATTTTTGACGAATATTTTGAGAAGAGGTGGAACCTTTTACGGCCAATACCTTCATGCCTTTTTTAATATCCGCTACGCTTTTAATTTTACTACCTTTCTTAACGAGTAAGGCTTGTCCTGCTTTAAAATACACATCGGAGAAGTCTACTTCTTTTTTGCGTTCTTCGGTGATTGTCATAGTCGCGATAATCATATCGATATCACCATTTTTAAGCATTGGAATACGTGTTTTAGAAGTAACTTCTTTCAATTCTACTTTCTTTTCATCACCCAGTATTTCTTTTGCGAGCGCTTTAGCGATGTCAATATCAAATCCCTCTACTTTGCCGCTTGACGGATTTTTCAATCCGAATAAGTTTGTGTCGTACTTAACACCGACAACAACTTTGCCTCGTTGTTTAATCTGCTCTAATGCATTTTTGGGCTCCGCAGTAGTTTCTTTTGCGGATTCCTTTTCACTGCTGCAGCCGATAAGCGCCGTAAGCATACATGCAATGAGTGTAAATAGAAAAAATTTCTTCATGGTCTTGTCCCCCTTTAATGATTTAGCACACGGCTGAGAAATTGGCGAGCGCGCTCTTCACGCGGATTCGCAAAGAAAGCAGCCGGAGTTGCTTCTTCGATAATACGACCTTCATCCATAAATAAAATGCGGTCGGCTACTTCACGGGCAAAGCCCATCTCGTGTGTAACAACTACCATGGTCATGCCTTCGTGTGTCAAA belongs to Ectobacillus sp. JY-23 and includes:
- a CDS encoding transporter substrate-binding domain-containing protein; the protein is MKKFFLFTLIACMLTALIGCSSEKESAKETTAEPKNALEQIKQRGKVVVGVKYDTNLFGLKNPSSGKVEGFDIDIAKALAKEILGDEKKVELKEVTSKTRIPMLKNGDIDMIIATMTITEERKKEVDFSDVYFKAGQALLVKKGSKIKSVADIKKGMKVLAVKGSTSSQNIRQKSPDATVLEFENYSEAFQALKAGQGDALTTDNAILFGMQKQDSNYIIAGDIFTDEPYGIAVKKDEAELLKAVNDFLKKYQSSGQYDKLYEKWMGEKPKK
- a CDS encoding amino acid ABC transporter permease encodes the protein MLDFSVLSQNMDMYVEGFKNTIVCSITALIGSFLLGTIMAVLRISPFRILNWFGAIYVEFIRNIPLVLIVFIFYFGLPTFGVRMDGFLAGTIGLGVYTAAFIAEAIRAGIQSVPKGQLEAARSSGLTYIQAMYYVILPQAVKIVIPPLGNQFINLVKNSSILGVVAGLDLMYFGDLVASKTFLTFDVYIFVALFYLSLTVPLSISVAYLEKRLARSY